The sequence ATGCGGAGGATGCGGCCGGGCGGCGTGTCGCGCGTGAAGAGCTGGATCAGGCCGCCGGCGAAGTCGGCCGGGAGGTCGGGCGTCCAGCCCTTGACGACGCGGGCCGACTCCAGCGCCGAGGCCGGGAAGAGGTCGAGCGGGACCTCGCGGCGGTCGGGCGTGATCGACGGGATCGGGATACCGTTGAGGGTGAGGTTGGCGTAGCGGTCGCCGAAGCCGCGGACGCGGATGAACTTGCCGTCCTTCGCCTCGGCCGCGGGCGTGCGCGAGATGGCAGCAGCGGCGTCGCTCCCGGCGAGCTGGATGTCCGAGCGGCTGACCACGTCGATCACGCTCGGCGCGAGCTTGCGAATCGTCAGCAGGGCCGCCGTCGAGCCCCGCTCCCGCTCGGCGGTCACGGTGACCGCATCGAGCTCCTCCGCCGCATCGCTGAGCGTCACGTCGAGGCTGGTCGTCTGCCCGTCGCGGACGGTGACGCCTGTCACGGTCTTGGTCGTGTAGCCGAGGAAGCGGACTTCCACGTCGTAGGTGCCTGCCGGGACGCTGTTGACGACGAAGCGTCCGTCCGGGTCTGTCGCCGCGCCCATGCCGAGGGCGCCGATGAAAACCGCAGCGCCGGGCAACCCTTCGCCGGTGCGTGCGTCCAGGACCCGCCCCGCGAGCGTGCCGGTCGCGTCTCCGACGGCGCGATCCGGCACGGTGCCAGCGTGCGCTGGCTGTCCGTGGAGTAGAGAAAACGTGAGGAGCGTGGCGAATGCGACGAAGGCGAGGCGGCAGGCGGTCACAACCAGGGAGCTGTTACGGGGTGAGCAGAGAGCGACCCGACGTGGGCCTCCGTAGCTTTCGAGGATAGCAGCGCCTCGCCAGACCTTTGTTACGGTATCGTTACAGAACTATTAATTGAACGGCCATGCACATCCTCGACCGCACCTACTTCGCCCGCCCCACGCTGGAGGTCGCCCGCGACCTCGTCGGCACCCTGCTCGTTCACGAGACGGGCGGCGAGCGGATCGTCGAGACCGAGGGCTACACCCGCGACGACCCCGCGCTCCACGGCTGGAAGGTGGCTCGTCTCCGTTCCCTGCGACCGGTTGACAATGAGTCTTTAGGCTCTTACACTGAGGTCGTCACTGTGCTTCCAGTATCTGTCTACACGCCATGACTGCGACTCCTGCACCTTCTCGACTCTTCGCCCCCGTGGCGGCCTTGCTGCTCCTGTCCGCAGCCTGCTTCGTTCAGGCTCAGCCCGTGCCTTCAGCGACGCACGCCAGCTTCGATGCCTCGCTCAGCGGCCTCACCTTCGCTGAGAACAACGGCCAGTGGGCCGACGAGGTCCGCTTCCGCGCCCGCCTTGGTGGGGCCACCGCCTGGGTTACCGACGATGCGCTCGTTTTCGACTTCTACACGCTCGGGCGCGACGAGCCGAGCACGGACAGGTCACGGCCGGATGCTCTGGAGCGCGACAACCTCGAAGCGCTTACCCGGCGCGGTCACGTCATCGCGATGCGCTTCGAGGGGGTCGGTGCGGGCCGCGCCGTGGCTCGCGGCCCGCAGGCGGGCTACCACAGCTACTTCCTCGGCGACGACCCGTCGCGGTGGGCGAGCCGTGTGGCGCTCTACGACGAAGTCGTGCTCGAAGACCTCTACGACGGCATCGACCTCCGGCTCTACGACGACGGCGGGGAGCTGCGCTGCGACCTCGTCCTCGCCCCGGGGGCTGACCTCGGCCAGGTGCAGATGCGGCTCGACGGGGCCGACGGTCTCGCGCTGACCGAATCGGGCGCGGTACGAATGGAGACCTCGCTCGGGCCGGTGGAGCATCGCGGCCTGCTAGCCTACCAGGACGATGCGGTCGGTCGGCGCGACGTAGTCGAGAGCGCGTTCGTACTCGGCGCGGATGGCACGCTGGGATTTGCGGCAGAGCACGTGGACCCATCGCGGGCACTCGTGATCGACCCACTGATCTGGAGCACGTTCCTCGGCGGGGCTCGCTTTGAATGGCTGGTCGACACGGCCGTCTCTAGCGACGGTACGACGACCGTTGCAGGCTACGCGGACGGCTCCGATTTCCCTACCACTCCCGGCGCCTATGACACCGGCCCGAACGGAAACTACGATGTCGTCGTCACAAAACTCTCGGCTGATGGCTCCAACCTTGTCTGGTCCACCGTCTTGGGTGGCACCGGCGAAGACTACGGCCGCGCCCTCGCGCTCGGCGAGTCAGGAGAGATCACGGTCGCGGGCAGTACGGAAAGCCTCGACTTCCCGACGACAGCGGGAGCCTACGATGGCGTCCAGAGTGGAGAACGCGACGGCTTCGTGGCCCGGCTCTCTTCAGACGGCACTACCCTACTCTGGAGCACGTTCCTCGGCGGATCGTACTCGGACGGAGTGACCGACGTGGCCCTCACCTCCTCGGGGAACGCGCTTGTCGTGGGCTCCACGACAGGCACGGACTTTCCTACGACAGGAGGAGCTTACGACGTCGACTATAATGGCGGATTTTCCGACGCGTTTGTCACCCAGTTGACTGCCGACGGAAGCACACTCGTCTGGAGCACCTTTCTCGGAGGGGCGG is a genomic window of Bacteroidota bacterium containing:
- a CDS encoding DNA-3-methyladenine glycosylase translates to MHILDRTYFARPTLEVARDLVGTLLVHETGGERIVETEGYTRDDPALHGWKVARLRSLRPVDNESLGSYTEVVTVLPVSVYTP